A section of the Alligator mississippiensis isolate rAllMis1 chromosome 8, rAllMis1, whole genome shotgun sequence genome encodes:
- the LOC102564638 gene encoding ras-related protein Rab-35 isoform X2: MAGRGYDHLFKLLLIGDSGVGKSSLLLRFADNTFSSSFVTTIGVDFRVRTVVLGGLRLRLQVWDTAGQERFRTITSTYYRNAHGVIVVYDVTNPDSFVSVKRWMHEIAENCDSVCKVLDVCSSGWASAEGQDGCPGHSGGPGPWGCLCWDLQEEAGTPQEVLLRWRPQVPGFSGG; this comes from the exons ATGGCGGGGCGGGGGTACGACCACCTCTTCAAGCTGCTGCTCATCGGGGACTCGG GTGTGGGCAAGAGCAGCCTCCTTCTCCGCTTCGCCGACAACACCTTCTCCA GCAGCTTTGTGACCACCATCGGGGTGGATTTCCGTGTCCGGACTGTGGTGCTCGgggggctgcggctgcggctccAGGTCTGGGACACGGCGGGACAGGAGCGGTTCCGCACCATCACCTCCAC GTACTACCGCAACGCACACGGGGTGATCGTGGTCTATGACGTGACCAACCCCGACTCCTTCGTCAGCGTCAAGCGCTGGATGCATGAGATCGCGGAGAACTGCGACAGCGTCTGCAAGGTGCTGG ATGtttgcagcagtggctgggcaagTGCTGAAGGCCAAGATGGCTGCCCAGGCCATTCGGGAGGGCCGGGGCCCTGGGGTTGTCTGTGTTGGGACCTCCAAGAAGAAGCTGGGACCCCCCAGGAAGTGCTGCTGAGATGGAGGCCCCAAGTGCCTGGGTTTTCTGGGGGCtga
- the LOC102564638 gene encoding ras-related protein Rab-35 isoform X1, with protein sequence MAGRGYDHLFKLLLIGDSGVGKSSLLLRFADNTFSSSFVTTIGVDFRVRTVVLGGLRLRLQVWDTAGQERFRTITSTYYRNAHGVIVVYDVTNPDSFVSVKRWMHEIAENCDSVCKVLVGNKVEDPSHRQVPAADARRFSAQLGLRHFETSAKDNINVEEMFAAVAGQVLKAKMAAQAIREGRGPGVVCVGTSKKKLGPPRKCC encoded by the exons ATGGCGGGGCGGGGGTACGACCACCTCTTCAAGCTGCTGCTCATCGGGGACTCGG GTGTGGGCAAGAGCAGCCTCCTTCTCCGCTTCGCCGACAACACCTTCTCCA GCAGCTTTGTGACCACCATCGGGGTGGATTTCCGTGTCCGGACTGTGGTGCTCGgggggctgcggctgcggctccAGGTCTGGGACACGGCGGGACAGGAGCGGTTCCGCACCATCACCTCCAC GTACTACCGCAACGCACACGGGGTGATCGTGGTCTATGACGTGACCAACCCCGACTCCTTCGTCAGCGTCAAGCGCTGGATGCATGAGATCGCGGAGAACTGCGACAGCGTCTGCAAGGTGCTGG tgggTAACAAGGTTGAGGACCCCTCACACCGCCAGGTGCCCGCGGCCGATGCCCGACGCTTCAGCgcccagctggggctgcggcACTTCGAAACCAGCGCCAAGGACAACATCAATGTGGAGGAG ATGtttgcagcagtggctgggcaagTGCTGAAGGCCAAGATGGCTGCCCAGGCCATTCGGGAGGGCCGGGGCCCTGGGGTTGTCTGTGTTGGGACCTCCAAGAAGAAGCTGGGACCCCCCAGGAAGTGCTGCTGA